Part of the Shewanella eurypsychrophilus genome is shown below.
TTATATTAAAACTAACGAGGCGTATAAAAAGTCTGAACCTATACTGAACCCTACAAAAAACAAAACTACCAATGCTTGACTTCAATCAATTAAAGCCCGAGGAATGGCATATTTTATAAATGGATAAGCTCAAAGTGTGACGCGGGTCACACTTCTCGTTTTTGTGCAGGTTGATAAACTGTTAAGGCGTGTGCAGGTTTAATCTCTATCTTTATTAACGTTATATAGTTTTTTGTTCTGTTATTAACATGTTTGACCCCTTTCAGTTTGATAATTAGTTTCATTAGCTACCAAAGTCACACCTATTATTAACCTTTCATTATCAGAGGTTAATTAAAATAGGCATTGACTGAATTATGGTGAAACTACAGTATCAATTCAACGCCTACAATTTCGTTTGATTAACCTATATAGGGTGACGATTAAATAAATAAGATTGGCGCAAAATAACAACAAAATAAGTAAGTAATAATAGTTAGGGAGTAAATCTTAATGATAAGAACATCACTGCATAAGAGTAATAAATTATCTCAAGCGATTAAGCTTGGGTTAATCGCATCAGTTTCAACAGCAGCTTTTACAGTTTCTAGTACTGCAGTCGCTCAAGAAGAAACTGCCAATGTGGAACGCATTGCAGTAACTGGCTCCCGCATTCAGCGTCAAGATATGGAAACGGCCTCACCGGTTACCATTATCGATGCTGCAACAATTAAAGCAGAAGGTTTCACTTCTGTAGACCAAATGCTACAAGCACAGACATCAATGGCAGGTGCAGCTGTTGGTTCAAGCACTAACAACGGTGCAGACGGTGTTGCTCAGGTTGACCTGCGTGGTATGGGCTCACAACGTACTTTAGTATTGCTAAATGGTCGCCGTATGGTTAACTCAGGTTCTGGTGCAGACAGCGCTGTGGATCTTAACTCTATTCCAGTAGCAATGATTGCACGTGTAGAAATTCTAAAAGATGGTGCTTCAGCTGTATATGGCTCAGATGCCATCGCTGGTGTAGTTAACATCATCACTAAGAAAGATTTTGAAGGCTTCCAGATTGATGTTACTGGCGGTATGACTGATAAGAGCGACGGTGAAAACGGCGAAATCAGTGCACTTTACGGCTTTAATACAGATACAGGTAACTACACATTTGGTGCTGCTTACTCTGAGCGTCGCGGCGTTATTCAGTCTGACCGTGACTGGACAGATCCAGGTGCGAGCTCATTTATTCCAAATGGCTCTCTTGGCGGTATGGTTAAAGATGAAAACGGTAACTGGGTAGATCGTGAAGAAGGGTACGATTATACACAAGACAGTTTTTACCAGACGCCTAGTAAGCGCTACAGCTTGTTCGCCAACATGACTCAAGAGCTTGGCGGTGACCTAGTGTTAACCGGTGATATCCTTTACACCAAGCGTAAGTCAAACCAGCAGATGGCCCCTCAGCCTGCTAACCTCGACTTAGACGTTTGTGAAGCGGGTGACGATCCTCTTACCTGTATAGAACTTGACCAAGACATGATCGATGCAGGCATCACGCCAAACGACAAAGGACAAGTTAACTACAGAAAACGTATGACTGATGTAGGTCCACGTATCTATACTCAGGACACAGATACATTGCGTGTTTCTGCAGCTCTAGCAGGCTCTCTCGATATTAATACCGGTATGGATTGGGATATTTCCTACACTTACGGTAAGAACAAAGCTGATACTGCGGTAGAAAACTCGATCAATGCATCAATCATGACGAATGCAATCTATGCAGATCAAGATGCTTGGTTTACCGGTCAGCCGATGACAGACCAAGATTTGCTAGATAGTGTTGCTTACACTGAACAAGCTGATGGTGGTAATGAGCAACATGTTATCTCTGCAGGACTAACTGGTGAGTTATTTGACCTTGATGCAGGTGCAGTTGCATATGCTATCGGTGCAGAATATCGTTATGAAAGTGGATATTACAATCCAGACCCAATTGTTGTAGCGGGTGAAAGTACTGCTGCTCAGCAAGATCCTACTGATGGTAACTACAACGTAATTTCTGTGTTCCAGGAAGTAAGCGTTCCATTTACTGAAAAGCTAACTGGTGAGTTCGCACTACGATTTGACGAATACTCGACATTCGGTAACGCATCTACATGGAAAATAGGTCTAACATACGCAGCGACAGATGACTTGATGCTTCGTGGTGTTGCAGCAACAGGCTTCCGTGCTCCTAGCGTCAGCGAGCTATACGGCGGAAACTCTGGTTCATTCGATTACCTAGTTGATCCTTGGAAAAATGAGCAAGACCCACAGATCTTAGTTATTCGTACGTCAGATGAAGATCTTAAACCAGAAGAGTCAGAGTCTTACACAGCAGGTTTAGTATATTCGCCTAGCTATGTTGATGGCCTGTCACTGACTGTCGATTACTGGCGCTTTAAAGTAACCAATGCGATTGCGCGTATGGATACTCAAAATGGTCTAAACAACTGTTATGCAGGTGACCAAGCAGCATGTGAAGCGTTCAATATTGGACCAGATGGTGATTTAGATAACCTAACAAACTCACTAACTAACGTCGGTTACCAAGACACTAGCGGTATCGATTTTAACTTAGCCTATAACTTTGAAGTGTTAAACCTAGATTGGACCATTAGCAATGACACGACTTACTTGTTGAACTTTGAGCAAGATGGCGTTGATTACACTAATACCATCGATGGCAACTTCGGTGCATATGCTCAAGTACGTAACAACTTCAGCATCAAAGCTGGCCAAGACGACTGGAGTGTAATGTACTTCAACCGTTATATCGGTGAGATGGATGATTTAGGTGCAGGTACTAAAGTTGATTCAGTTCTTTATCATAATGTTTCAGCAAGTTACTTCATCAATGATGCTTGGATGGTAAGTGCTGGTGTTAAGAACTTGACTGACGAAGAGCCATCAACGGTTTCTAACGGCAGTGACGGTGGAACGGTACCAGAAGTCTATGACACCATTGGTCGTCAGTACTATGCTGGTGTGACTGTTAAGTTCTAAGCTTAGTTGATTACAGATTTAAATAAAAAGCGCCGAAAGGCGCTTTTTTTATGCTTATAAATAGGTGGAAATATTTAACCTAAGCCTTTCGATGCAGAGCTCATCTGAATAAGCTCGATTTTGTATCCATCAGGATCTTCCACAAATGCTATCTCTGTACTGCCGCCAGCAACGGGGCCTGGTGCACGTATGACTTTACCTCCAGCAGCTTTAATGGCTTTACAGCGTGCATAAATATCCTCTTCGCCTATGGCTAAATGTCCGAAGGCATTTCCCATATCATAGCGGTCAGCATCCCAGTTATGGGTAAGCTCGATGACAGCACTGCCACTGGATTCATCACCAAAGCCCACGAACGCTAAAGTGTACCTATATTCACTATTTTCTGATTTTCTAAGGAGATCCATACCCATTACTTCAGTGTAAAAATGGATGCTTTTGTCTAAATTGATGACACGGATCATGGTATGAAGAAGCTGCGACATTGAAACCTCGATGGCTGTATTTTGGCTCTGTTTTGTTAAATTCAGATATTATGACATTCTGCTCATGCAGTGATGCGAGTATAACCTATTGATCTAGTCCATTACCTTGCTTTTAGACCACTTTCTTTAAGATTAAACACTGATTAAGATCACAAATTAGCGAGGTTTTGATGTGAATTAGTGCCATTTATTAAGATAATTATGATTAGAACATTACTGACATTGACTGGAAATAATTAATGAATATTGAATTAAAAATGGCATTTGGTTTGAGTGCAGTTATCGGCACATGCTTATCTATCTTCTTTTGGAGTATGTTTTAATATTTCAATAAATATTAAAACTGATGGGTATAAAATAAGTATTTCCCCATAAAAAAAGCCGCATTGCGGCTTTTTTTATGGGGGGGATTTGCAAGATTATTGTCATTCGTCAGGGTAGATTTTGTCTTTGAACTCACAAAGTTCTTCGATCAAACAACTACCACAACGAGGCTTTCTGGCGAGGCAGGTATACCGACCTTGCAGAATAAACCAGTGGTGGACGTCAACCTTAAACTCCGCAGGCACAACTTTAAGCATCTTGTCTTCAACTTGGTCGACATTCTTGCCCATGGCGAATTTTGTTCGATTAGCGACTCTAAAAATATGAGTATCTACGGCTATAGTGGGCCAACCAAACGCCGTATTGAGTACGACATTGGCGGTTTTTCTTCCTACGCCAGGTAAAGATTCAAGTGCTTCTCGATTTTCCGGCACTTCACCGTTATATTTATCGAGTAAAATAGCGCAGGCTTTATTAACGTTAATTGCTTTATTATTATATAAGCCAATGGTTTTGATATAGTCTTTGAGCCCATCGACACCTAAGTCATAGATAGATTGAGCGGTATTCGCCACCACAAAGAGTTTATCTGTGGCCTTATTGACACTGACATCAGTCGCTTGGGCTGACAAGGTGACGGCAACTAATAACTCAAACGGGCTGGAGAAGTTAAGCTCTGTCTCCGGATGAGGGTTGTTGTCTCTTAAAATTTCTAATATTCGCTGTCGTTTATCTTTATTCATTGCTCGATCAACATTCTTATTATTTTAATGGTTGCTAGCAGGAGGCTAGGTGTCTTGATTAGCACCTAGCATTAACCTACTTTGGTTATTCTTGCTCTCGTCACTGCTACTGGGTTAGTAACATTAGGTTGCCTGTCTGCAATCTTCTTATCAATAACATTCTTAAGTGCGATTAAAAAGCCCATACCGATAAATGCACCAGGTGGCAGCATAGCAAGAAGAAAGCTAGTTTCAAATTGCCACAACTGAATCGTTAACCCTGCAGCCCAGTCACCTAACAAAAGTTCTGCTCCGTCAAATAACGTGCCTTGACCTAAAATTTCTCTTCCGGCACCTAAAATGGCAAGAACGATTAAGAAACCTAACCCCATCATAAGGCCATCAAAGGCAGACTTGGCCAGTGAATTACGGGAAGCGAATGCTTCTGCGCGACCAATGATGACACAGTTAGTGACAATCAAGGGTAAGAAAATCCCTAAAGATAAGTACAGGCCGTAGGCATAGGCATTAATGAGCAATTGGACACTGGTGACGAGTGCGGCGATGATCATCACAAATACTGGGATACGGATCTCTTTAGGCACATAATCTTTTACCAGTGAAACTAAAATATTTGAGCCAATCAACACAAGCATTGTGGCTAAGCCTAATCCTAAGGCATTGGTTAACGTTGCTGTCACCGCTAATAATGGACAAAGACCTAATAGCTGTACAAGACCTGGATTATTTTTCCATAAACCTTGATAGGCAATCTCTTTGTACTCACTCAATACTGGAGTTTTTTCCTTGCTAGCGGTTTCATCTAGCGTATCTAGACCTGATTCACTCATTGGTAGTCGACCTCACAATTAGCTGGACGCTGAAGCAACATTTCATGGTTTTCATTAAAGTAAAGCAGCACATTTTTAACTGCGTTAACGTAAGCTCTTGGTGTGATGGTAGCCCCGGTAAACTGGTCAAAGTCACCACCGTCTTTTTTTACTCTCCAGCGTTTGCTATCTTCTGAATTAAGTGATTTCTGGTTAAAACTGAGGACCCAATCAGATTTTCTAAGATCGATTTTATCACCGAGTCCAGGTGTTTCTGCGTGTGTTAGGGTTCTGACGCCTAATACAGTCCCTTGGCTATCAATACCAATGATCAACTTGATATTGCCGTTATATCCATCTGGTGCGACGGCCTCTATGGCAATTGCTACAGGGATTGATTGATAGCTTGCGATGTAAGCGGGTAGAGGTTCATCAATACCTAATGCCTCTTCATTGTGTATCAGAATACAGTGCTGAGTCAGCTCATTATCATAAATGCTACTGGGTATGAGTTGATGCAGGGTACGTCGCAACTCAATTTGTTGTTGCTCGATAATCTTATCTGCCGTCTGCTGATTGACGATAGCGACAAAAGCAGTACATAACAGAGCAAATAAACCCAATAAAAAGCCATTTCTTATCATAGAGTTTTTCATATGAAATTCCTCATGTTAGCTTCTAGCTCTGTGGCCATAGGCCCTGGGCTTGATATAGTGATCAATAAAAGGTGCACATAAATTTGCTAATAATATGGCAAAAGCATAAGCATCTGGATAACCCCCATAGGTTCTGATCACGTAGACCAAAAGGCCAATTAACCCACCAAAAATCAGTCTACCACGCACACTGGTCGCAGCCGTGACTGGGTCGGTGGCGATAAAAAATGCAGCAAGCATGGTTGCGCCAGAAAACCAATGGAATAGGGGACCTGCGTGTGTGTCTGGGTTTAGCATGAATCCCACACTTGCACAGATGAATAATGCCCCTAAAAGACCAACACTGATATGCCAGCGGATCAGTTTGAGTTTAATCATCAGCAAACCGCCGGCGAGGTAGGCCATATTTACCCAAAACCAGCCAATACCAAAACCGTCACTAAAGATTGATTTTGTCAGGCTCTCTGTGCTGGTTAATCCCATCGATAAATCAGTTTTGAGGGTATCAAGTGGCGTTGCCATAGCGATGCCATCGAAACCTAGCTTATAAGCCGCAATATCGACTTGGCTTCCACCTAAAAAGATAAGCAGCAAACTGGCTAACAGGTCGGGCTGATAACTGGCAAGTGTACTTGGGGCGACCCAACTAGTCATTTGAACCGGAAATGAAATAAGTAACATGACATACGCTGCCATCGCAGGATTGAAGATGTTGTGTCCAAGCCCGCCATAGAGGTGTTTAACAATTATAATAGCAAACATCGCACCAAGGAGTGTTAGCCACCAAGGCGCCAAGGGAGGTACTGCAATGCCAATAAATAGCGCCGTGAGTAATGCACTGTTGTCTTTGAGTGTATTAATTATTGGTCGCTTCCTAAGGGCTAATACACCAGCTTCACACAGTAAGGCTACAGATATGGCTATTGCGAGTTGGATTAGTGTTCCCCAACCAAAAAAGAAGCACTGTACTGCTACACCGGGTAAAGCGCAAAGTAGCACTCTTTGCATTAATGTGCTGGTTTGAAAACGACGACTCAGATGAGGCGAAGAGGCTATCTTAAACGCCATCAATTATTCCTTTTCATGTTCAATTTTAGAGCTGTGGGCTTGTGCAGCTTTTTTGGCTTTGGCCTTAGCGACAGCCGCGGCGATTCTCACTTTTTTGTCATCAACTGGCGTCGGTTCATCTGCTGAGATTACGCCATCGGGTTGAGTCGTTAGGTTCGTGTCAGAGCCTGTTTTTTCAGAGCCTGGCTTTTCAGACTCTGCTTTTAAGGCAGCTTTCTTAGCTTTGGCCCTAGCGACGGCTGCGGCAATTCTGGCTTTTTTGTCATCAACGGGCGCCAATTCATCTGCTGAGGTCACGTCATCGGGTTGAGTAGCTAGGTTCGTGTCAGAGCCTGTTTTTTCAGACTTTGCTTTCAA
Proteins encoded:
- a CDS encoding TonB-dependent receptor, giving the protein MIRTSLHKSNKLSQAIKLGLIASVSTAAFTVSSTAVAQEETANVERIAVTGSRIQRQDMETASPVTIIDAATIKAEGFTSVDQMLQAQTSMAGAAVGSSTNNGADGVAQVDLRGMGSQRTLVLLNGRRMVNSGSGADSAVDLNSIPVAMIARVEILKDGASAVYGSDAIAGVVNIITKKDFEGFQIDVTGGMTDKSDGENGEISALYGFNTDTGNYTFGAAYSERRGVIQSDRDWTDPGASSFIPNGSLGGMVKDENGNWVDREEGYDYTQDSFYQTPSKRYSLFANMTQELGGDLVLTGDILYTKRKSNQQMAPQPANLDLDVCEAGDDPLTCIELDQDMIDAGITPNDKGQVNYRKRMTDVGPRIYTQDTDTLRVSAALAGSLDINTGMDWDISYTYGKNKADTAVENSINASIMTNAIYADQDAWFTGQPMTDQDLLDSVAYTEQADGGNEQHVISAGLTGELFDLDAGAVAYAIGAEYRYESGYYNPDPIVVAGESTAAQQDPTDGNYNVISVFQEVSVPFTEKLTGEFALRFDEYSTFGNASTWKIGLTYAATDDLMLRGVAATGFRAPSVSELYGGNSGSFDYLVDPWKNEQDPQILVIRTSDEDLKPEESESYTAGLVYSPSYVDGLSLTVDYWRFKVTNAIARMDTQNGLNNCYAGDQAACEAFNIGPDGDLDNLTNSLTNVGYQDTSGIDFNLAYNFEVLNLDWTISNDTTYLLNFEQDGVDYTNTIDGNFGAYAQVRNNFSIKAGQDDWSVMYFNRYIGEMDDLGAGTKVDSVLYHNVSASYFINDAWMVSAGVKNLTDEEPSTVSNGSDGGTVPEVYDTIGRQYYAGVTVKF
- the gloA gene encoding lactoylglutathione lyase, translating into MSQLLHTMIRVINLDKSIHFYTEVMGMDLLRKSENSEYRYTLAFVGFGDESSGSAVIELTHNWDADRYDMGNAFGHLAIGEEDIYARCKAIKAAGGKVIRAPGPVAGGSTEIAFVEDPDGYKIELIQMSSASKGLG
- the nth gene encoding endonuclease III, giving the protein MNKDKRQRILEILRDNNPHPETELNFSSPFELLVAVTLSAQATDVSVNKATDKLFVVANTAQSIYDLGVDGLKDYIKTIGLYNNKAINVNKACAILLDKYNGEVPENREALESLPGVGRKTANVVLNTAFGWPTIAVDTHIFRVANRTKFAMGKNVDQVEDKMLKVVPAEFKVDVHHWFILQGRYTCLARKPRCGSCLIEELCEFKDKIYPDE
- a CDS encoding electron transport complex subunit E gives rise to the protein MSEYKEIAYQGLWKNNPGLVQLLGLCPLLAVTATLTNALGLGLATMLVLIGSNILVSLVKDYVPKEIRIPVFVMIIAALVTSVQLLINAYAYGLYLSLGIFLPLIVTNCVIIGRAEAFASRNSLAKSAFDGLMMGLGFLIVLAILGAGREILGQGTLFDGAELLLGDWAAGLTIQLWQFETSFLLAMLPPGAFIGMGFLIALKNVIDKKIADRQPNVTNPVAVTRARITKVG
- the rsxG gene encoding electron transport complex subunit RsxG; protein product: MKNSMIRNGFLLGLFALLCTAFVAIVNQQTADKIIEQQQIELRRTLHQLIPSSIYDNELTQHCILIHNEEALGIDEPLPAYIASYQSIPVAIAIEAVAPDGYNGNIKLIIGIDSQGTVLGVRTLTHAETPGLGDKIDLRKSDWVLSFNQKSLNSEDSKRWRVKKDGGDFDQFTGATITPRAYVNAVKNVLLYFNENHEMLLQRPANCEVDYQ
- the rsxD gene encoding electron transport complex subunit RsxD yields the protein MAFKIASSPHLSRRFQTSTLMQRVLLCALPGVAVQCFFFGWGTLIQLAIAISVALLCEAGVLALRKRPIINTLKDNSALLTALFIGIAVPPLAPWWLTLLGAMFAIIIVKHLYGGLGHNIFNPAMAAYVMLLISFPVQMTSWVAPSTLASYQPDLLASLLLIFLGGSQVDIAAYKLGFDGIAMATPLDTLKTDLSMGLTSTESLTKSIFSDGFGIGWFWVNMAYLAGGLLMIKLKLIRWHISVGLLGALFICASVGFMLNPDTHAGPLFHWFSGATMLAAFFIATDPVTAATSVRGRLIFGGLIGLLVYVIRTYGGYPDAYAFAILLANLCAPFIDHYIKPRAYGHRARS